A stretch of DNA from Desulfosarcina ovata subsp. ovata:
AGCGCACAAAAGATATTGCCGTTATTCTGGGGCTGTCTGTTCGCACCATTGAAGCCGTGCGCTATCGCATCCGGATGAAGCTGGGATTGAAAAGAAAAGGCACCAATCTGAGATCGACCCTGCTTTCTATGGATAGTGGCCAGCCCGTTGCCGTGCAGCGGGATCCTCCATAGCCGACGTGTCATCGGCCCTGAACCATGGGGCGTCAGGCGATCAATTCGCGGGTTTTGTGGAAGCGGATGGCCGGCCACTCTTCCATGGCATTGTCCAGTCGCCACAGGCTGGAAGCCAGATAGGTAAGCTTCCCATGGGAATCATGGGCCAGGCTGGCGTACTTTTCCTTTTCGAAGTGGGCCAGCTGTTTTCTGTCTTCACTGGTCACCCACCGGGCGGCCGCAAAGCTGACCGGTTCATACCGGGCATCGACCCCGTATTCGGATTTCAGGCGCGCCATGGTGACATCGAATTGAAGCACCCCGACGGCGCCGAGAATATAGCTGTTTCCGGTGAGCGGACGGAAGAACTGCACGGCACCCTCCTCGGCCAGTTGGGTCAGCCCTTTGAGCAACTGCTTGGCCTTGAGCGGATTGTTCAGCTGTACCCGCCTGAAATGATCCGGCGCAAAATTGGGAATGCCGGTGAAACTGAGCGCCTCCTTCTCACAGAAGGTATCCCCGATACCGATGGTTCCGTGGTTGTGGATGCCGATGATATCACCGGGGTAGGCCTCTTCCACATGGGTGCGGTCCTGGGCCATGAAAATGGTGGCGTTGGAGAGGGTTACCTGTTTGCCGATGCGGGTCTGCAGGACCTTCATTCCGCGGGTAAACTTGCCCGAACAGATGCGCACAAAAGCGATGCGGTCACGATGGGCCGGATCCATGTTGGCCTGAATTTTAAAGGCGAAGCCCGAAAATGCCGTTTCCTGAGGGTCTACCAGACGCGTGGTGGTGGGGCGCGCCTGGGGGGAGGGGGCCATTTCCACAAAAGCGTCCAACAGTTCGCGGACGCCAAAGTTATTGATGGCACTGCCGAAAAAGACCGGCGTCTGGCTGCCCTTGAGGTATGCCTCCAGTTCGAAGGGATTGGCCGCACCTTCGAGCAGTTCCACATCTTCCCGGAGTTCGTCCGCCTGGCTGTCCAGCATTTCATCCAGGCGCGGATCGGCAAGGTCGGTAATCAGAATGCCCTCCTGGTGGCGGGTTTCACCACCCGGCGTGAACAGGTAGAGCTGATTTTGGTGGCGATTGTAAACCCCGCGGAATCGCTTGCCCATGCCGATGGGCCAGGAGAGGGGCGCGCATTCAATCTGAAGTTTGTCTTCGATATCGGCCAGGATGTCCAGCGGTGCCATGCCGTCGCGGTCAAGTTTGTTGATGAAGGTCATAATGGGGGTGTTGCGCATCCGGCACACCTCCATGAGCTTTTCGGTCTGGGGCTCGACCCCTTTGGCACTGTCGATTACCATCAGGGCGCTGTCCACGGCGGTGAGCACGCGGTAGGTGTCTTCGGAAAAATCCTGGTGGCCCGGGGTGTCCAGCAGGTTGACCTCGAATCCGTTATAGGTGAACTTCATGACCGAGGTGGTCACGGAAATACCGCGTTCTTTTTCGATGGTCATCCAGTCGCTGGTGGCGTATCGACCGGCGCGTTTGGCTTTGACGGCACCGGCCATCTGGATGGCCCCGCCGAAAAGGAGCAGTTTCTCTGTCAGTGTGGTTTTTCCCGCGTCCGGGTGACTGATGATGCCGAACGTTCGCCGTTTCTGGAGTTCTTTTATAAGATGGCCGTCCATAGTTCTTGCTTTTTTCCACCGCGCTCAAAAAAAACAGGCCACTATTGGCCTGTTACCGTTCTGCGCTTAACCCTATCGGTTCGTTATTGCGGCCTTTCCACCGGTTGCCGCCGTTAAAACACCTGGTGACTGCAGCCGGCGATGGATCGAACCAGTTCGTCGGCCAGCAGCGGATCGGGATCAATGTCCTGGATCATTCCGCCTTCTTCAATTTCCTGAATAAACACTTCGACGAAGATTGCGTTGAAATTGCCGTGACAGCCTTCCCGGAGCACCGCGTACGCCGCTGCCGCCGGTTGCCCTTTGTGATAGGGGCGGTCGGTGGTGACGGCATCAAAGCAGTCCGCAATGCTGACGATTTTTGCTCCGGGAGGAATTTCAGCCGAATTCAGACCAAACGGATATCCCTTGCCATCTTCGCGTTCGTGGTGGAAAAGCACAAAATCCACCACCGGTCCCAGAAAGGCAATGTTTTTAAGCAGTGCCGCCCCGATGAGCGGATGGCACTGCACTTCCTGTTTAAGCTCATTGGACAGTTGCGTTTCCCGGGTTGCCAAAATGTGATCGCTCATGGCCAACTTGCCCACATCGTGAAAGAGCCCGCCAATGCCGACATTGCGGATCTCTTCCGCTGAAAAACCCAGCCGCCGGGCCAGTCGCATGGAATACAATGCCACACGGTGGCCGTGGGCCTGTGTATACAAGTCTTTCTTTTCCAGCGCGGCAGATATTTCACCCAATGTCTGCAGATGCCGCTCACGTGCTTCGTTGGAAACCTGTTCATCACTTCGCATGACGATTTACATCTGCCTTTGTCTATCCTGAGATCATCTGTTTTACAATCAATTCAGGCGGGACTTACTATAAGGCAGGTGACAAAACGTGTCAAACGGAATCGATCCGGTTGGCAGGGCAATCGCATTTGGATGTATTCTGGTCGGTGGCTCAGCCCTTTTTCAGGCGGCTGAGAACAGCCAGTGCCTGCTGGCGGGTTTGTTCCCGGTCCCCACTGTTGTCGATAATAACGGTGGCTTGGCTCCGTTTCTCTTCGATGGACATCTGGGAATGAATCCGTGCCAGGGCGGCCTGTTTGTCAATTGCGTCCCGCTGCATGAGCCGTTTCAACTGCAACGTTTCCGGAACATAGACCAGGATGACCTCTGCCAGCTTTCTTGGGATACGGGTTTCGAGAAGCAGCGGGATATCGAGAATCACGACGGCGCCGGGGGTAGTTTCAGCCGTTTGGGCGATGCGCCGTTCCATCCGTTCAAAGACCCGCGGATGGACGATGGCATCCAGGAGGACCTTTTTTTCTGGAGCATTAAAAATGATGTCGCCCAGTCGCTTGCGATCGATGGCGCCATCAGGCTGCAAAATGATATCGCCGAAGGCATGAATGATTTCCGCGTAGGCGGGGGTTCCCTGTGTAACCACCTCCCGGGCGATGATGTCGGCATCGATGATGGTTGCTCCAGCCTTCCTGAAGATGTCAGAAACCGTTGATTTCCCGCTGGCGATTCCTCCGGTGAGACCGGCGATGATCACGATACTCCTTTCCCGGTGTTTGTCATGTCCACGGCGTGACCGACGGGTGACCGCATCGGACGGATTGAAAAGGTTGCCCGGACAGCGCTGCAGGCACGGGCCATTGATGGTCATGGGATGACTTTATTTGACGGTCACCACGGGGCAGGGGGCTTTGATGATCACAAACTGGGCGTTTGAACCAAAGAGCAGTTTGCCGACTTGCGAACGGCCTTTGATGCCGATGATAATTTCATCAACCGACTCTTCCTCTGCAAACTGGATCAGGTCCTCGCCCGGTGTCAAGCCGCGGACGAGCAGTTTGGTTTCACAAGGGATGCTTGCCTCTGCTAACAGATCACCGGCATATTTCAAATTTTCGTTGGCATGCTCCACTTCCACGGTATGGGTCACGCTCTCACCGGTTAGCGATGCCAGCACAATGACTTTTGCATCGAAGGCGACTGCGTGTTGTTTGGCCAGGGTCAAGGCATCTTTTGCCGAATTTGACCCGTCATAGCCGACCAGGATTTTCATTGAGTACTCCTTTAGTGGTTTCGGCAGGATGGTGCGCTGCCGATTATATGGGCGGCCTTTCTGCTGCCGTGGTGTCGTTGTACCGGGCGGACAAGAAAGCGGCCTGAATTTTCGAAAACTGTCCAAAACACGTTTGGCGACTTCTGTCAAGAAAACAGTCAACCCCATATGCAAATCGCCAATCCACCGGTAGGCAGCGTATTCAGTACCATGGATCAATTTTCGGATAACCCCTATCGAATACTTTTCAGGCGTTCTTTGCGGCTGACGATTTCACTGATTCGAATGCCGTACTTCTCTTTTTCCACGACCACGAATCCTTTGGCAATCAATGTCTCGTTGATCAGAATATCGACGGGTTCCCCTTCCATCTGTTCAAGTTCGA
This window harbors:
- a CDS encoding HD-GYP domain-containing protein; translated protein: MRSDEQVSNEARERHLQTLGEISAALEKKDLYTQAHGHRVALYSMRLARRLGFSAEEIRNVGIGGLFHDVGKLAMSDHILATRETQLSNELKQEVQCHPLIGAALLKNIAFLGPVVDFVLFHHEREDGKGYPFGLNSAEIPPGAKIVSIADCFDAVTTDRPYHKGQPAAAAYAVLREGCHGNFNAIFVEVFIQEIEEGGMIQDIDPDPLLADELVRSIAGCSHQVF
- a CDS encoding universal stress protein; this encodes MKILVGYDGSNSAKDALTLAKQHAVAFDAKVIVLASLTGESVTHTVEVEHANENLKYAGDLLAEASIPCETKLLVRGLTPGEDLIQFAEEESVDEIIIGIKGRSQVGKLLFGSNAQFVIIKAPCPVVTVK
- a CDS encoding peptide chain release factor 3, translating into MDGHLIKELQKRRTFGIISHPDAGKTTLTEKLLLFGGAIQMAGAVKAKRAGRYATSDWMTIEKERGISVTTSVMKFTYNGFEVNLLDTPGHQDFSEDTYRVLTAVDSALMVIDSAKGVEPQTEKLMEVCRMRNTPIMTFINKLDRDGMAPLDILADIEDKLQIECAPLSWPIGMGKRFRGVYNRHQNQLYLFTPGGETRHQEGILITDLADPRLDEMLDSQADELREDVELLEGAANPFELEAYLKGSQTPVFFGSAINNFGVRELLDAFVEMAPSPQARPTTTRLVDPQETAFSGFAFKIQANMDPAHRDRIAFVRICSGKFTRGMKVLQTRIGKQVTLSNATIFMAQDRTHVEEAYPGDIIGIHNHGTIGIGDTFCEKEALSFTGIPNFAPDHFRRVQLNNPLKAKQLLKGLTQLAEEGAVQFFRPLTGNSYILGAVGVLQFDVTMARLKSEYGVDARYEPVSFAAARWVTSEDRKQLAHFEKEKYASLAHDSHGKLTYLASSLWRLDNAMEEWPAIRFHKTRELIA
- the coaE gene encoding dephospho-CoA kinase (Dephospho-CoA kinase (CoaE) performs the final step in coenzyme A biosynthesis.); this translates as MTINGPCLQRCPGNLFNPSDAVTRRSRRGHDKHRERSIVIIAGLTGGIASGKSTVSDIFRKAGATIIDADIIAREVVTQGTPAYAEIIHAFGDIILQPDGAIDRKRLGDIIFNAPEKKVLLDAIVHPRVFERMERRIAQTAETTPGAVVILDIPLLLETRIPRKLAEVILVYVPETLQLKRLMQRDAIDKQAALARIHSQMSIEEKRSQATVIIDNSGDREQTRQQALAVLSRLKKG